ATAAGCGAATATTCATGATATAAAAAGAATATTGGCAGATTTGCAAAATGCCATCCGTAGAGCCAGCTGACTGTAGCTCAGAAGCAAGGGAGTGTTCGAACGAAAACGGTGACTACAGCACCGAAATGCCTGCCGACGGTACAGTGAGTCATGAGTCGCCGGACCCAGACCGACACCTAATTCCTGGCGACCGCATCGAGCACAGTGAAGAAATCGATCTACCTACGGTACGCGAGTTTACGCAAAACGATACGATCAACAAATTTTTGCTGAATTCGTTCCTGCAGCGC
This genomic window from Anopheles maculipalpis chromosome 2RL, idAnoMacuDA_375_x, whole genome shotgun sequence contains:
- the LOC126559483 gene encoding uncharacterized protein LOC126559483, which gives rise to MPSVEPADCSSEARECSNENGDYSTEMPADGTVSHESPDPDRHLIPGDRIEHSEEIDLPTVREFTQNDTINKFLLNSFLQRINDSTNPEGHREPGAVATAAEEQEQDFDS